GGCCACCCTGCTGACTGGGCCCTGTAGCCAATGCCTGGCCATGTCCCACCCCCAGGGGACGGCTTCTCCCCACGCACACGGTTTCATTAGGGTCTGTGACTTCATTAGGAGGCTTCCCTGAGCCCAGCTGAATTACAGTTACTCTTCCAGGATAAAGAGCCCCCTCTCAcagcccaccccctcctctgcacCCACGGGAGAGCATCAGGCAGCTCTCCTGGGACTGCTCACTTGTTTGCTCGGGTAGCTTTTCCCACCGAATCCCCCTGGGAGCATGACTGGAAGGGTGCCATCAGCCGGCCCTGTCACCCGTCCTTCCTCAGGGGTTTCCCCGACTATCTGCTCTCCACGGCCCTGAATGCAGCGCGTAACTGCTTTCCTCTTTGAAGTTAATGCTGACCCTGGAGGTTCTGGGATGACCTCGCTGCACAAGCCTTTCCTGGTCCCTACGTGCGTGGCCACTGACCAGGAGGCTCTGAGCCCCACTCCCAGCAGCTGCCTGGTGTGTGCTCAGGGGTGGGCGCTCCCCTCAGCGTCTCCACTGGCGCCTCTCGCCTAGCCTGACCTcctttctccccatccctccctcctaaGGGTGAGCTTGTCGGCCACAGACTGTTACATCGTGCACGAGATCTACAACGGGGAGAACGCCCAGGACCAGTTTGAGTACGAGCTGGAGCAGGCCCTGGAAGCCCAGTACAAGTACATCGTGATCGAGCCCACGCGCATTGGCGACGAGACGGCCCGCTGGATCACCGTGGGCAACTGCCTGCACAAGACCACCGTGCTGGCGGGCACCGCCTGCCTCTTCACCCCGCTGGCGCTGCCCCTGGATTACTCCCACTACGTCTCCCTGCCCGCGGGCGTGCTGAGCCTGGCCTGCTGCACCCTCTACGGCATCTCCTGGCAGTTCGACCCGTGCTGCAAGTACCAGGTGGAGTACGACGCCTACAGACTGTCCCGCCTGCCCCTGCACACACTCACCTCCTCCACCCCAGTGGTGCTGGTCCGGAAGGACGATTTGCACAGAAAGAGACTGCACAACACGATAGCGCTGGCGGCCCTGGTGTACTGTGTAAAGAAGATTTACGAGCTCTGTGCTGTATGATCGCGGCCGCGCGGGGGGAGCAGGCAGCCCGGCTGAGCGGCGGCAGAGCACCTGCGCTGCTCTGGGCGGCGGAGGCGCCCGGGAAGGCGTCTGGTGTCAcgtttgttattttaaagaaataacagatCACAAGTGTACCAGGGGTTTTTTCAGCTCATCACACTAAGACGTGGATTTTTGTAACCCACCGGGGCCTGAGGCTGTGGGAGTCCGACTGGGCAGCAGGATGTGATGGAAGCAGCACTGCTGAGGGGGTGTGGACGCGCTTGGGGGCCGTTGAGTATGTTGTTTAACTATACCATCCAGAGCCAACCAGAAGCTATTGACCATTAAAATTACGAGAATTTCAACTCTGGGTGTCTGCTTTCTCTGTGACGGCCCTGGTGGGCACGGGCGGGTGGCAGGAGGGCTGCCACTCGTAGGGAGAACCGGCCTCTTGACAGGCAGGCCCGGCCCCTCCCAGAGCAGCTTCCCATCTGGCCTTGGCCTAAGGCAGCGCTGCTCAGTGCTGCTTAGGGATGTGGCAGGACAGGCAGGTGGTGAGGCCCGGCAGTCAGTGGGTCTCCATTGGGTTCACCTGGAGAGCTGGGGCCTGGGACCTCTTGTTCAGATTCTGATTTAGGAGGAAAACTaacgtgtgttttttttttaaagcattgaagCTGTCCTGCTGTAGACCCTGAGTTCAACCTGCTGCACCCCTTGTCTCCCAAAGAGAGGGCCCTGGAGGCTTGAGACTCTGCTTCGTCATCCCTGAAGGGCACCTCTCTAAGTGGCAACCAAACTGATATTCACCCAGTTTTAAAGGATGCCTCAGGAAGATGAGATACCAGAGAGTAACAGGGAGGATGTCAAGGGATGTGTGGGGGGGACGGGGCTATCTGTTCATAGGGGGAGAGCCAGAGATGTCAGAAGTTTGAGAAACTTTGACTTAATTCCAAAGGGCCTGGAAATGCTAGTCCCTCAGTTGGGTGCTGGGTGGCAAATGGTCTGGAACAAGGGTTTTTAGCTGGCAGTGATCCTGGACAGACCTTGTCTCGACCATGCAGCGCCCACCACCCTCCTGAGCCTGCTGGGTGGGAACGGGAGGTGTTTTTGTAATAAACACCAGATTTGGAAAGGGAGCCCAGGCTCTACCTGCACATCAGGTTCATGGGGGAGGCAGCTAGAGGCGGACAAGCTGTGGCCACCTCGGGGCAGCTGAGCAGAAGCCACTGCCGGAAATGCCGCCGGAATCCAGGTGCAGACGGGCAGCTCCAGCGCACTGAA
The DNA window shown above is from Hippopotamus amphibius kiboko isolate mHipAmp2 chromosome 17, mHipAmp2.hap2, whole genome shotgun sequence and carries:
- the TMEM11 gene encoding transmembrane protein 11, mitochondrial, coding for MAAWGRRRLGPGGGGGARERVSLSATDCYIVHEIYNGENAQDQFEYELEQALEAQYKYIVIEPTRIGDETARWITVGNCLHKTTVLAGTACLFTPLALPLDYSHYVSLPAGVLSLACCTLYGISWQFDPCCKYQVEYDAYRLSRLPLHTLTSSTPVVLVRKDDLHRKRLHNTIALAALVYCVKKIYELCAV